From the genome of Plasmodium cynomolgi strain B DNA, scaffold: 0143, whole genome shotgun sequence:
tattaatttataatttttatatttaaagcaaattttatcataCCTTATAATACATGAAAAACATGATTATTATACCCAATATTGCAAGACTTACGACACCGATACGAACAGGAAGTTTTTGCAATATGTCATTTGGGAACAATGTATCAGCAGGTATAACATAATCCTTAGaattttctatattatatacttGTGTTGGTTTTTCAGATTGGGAATTTCgggaatttattatttttttatattgttttGACATTCTGCAGTATTCTTCCATTCCTTCCTTTATTTCCCCGTTTTTACATGCTTCTCCTGCTTGTTTCACATATGCTTGACGTGCACCACCCCTGATTTCTGGAAATAgtgtataataattttcaagTTCAGATGACCCtgaatcattttttcctcttattTTTGCATGTGGGTCAGATATTAAAACAACATTTATggttttttccattaattgttaattttttaccttttaaattattattttgtcgTTTAATTACACTTCTTCTAGCAGATAATTTGTCGTTTAAGTGTGCGCTGAAAACTGGATGCTGACATCTTAAGCgtttcttttcaaatttaggATCAGTAACATATGAgcatgtaaaatattttatatacatgttattttcttcctcggGATTAATAGTAGTTGTTTCTTCAGATAGATTATATAGAGATggatcttttattttattacatgtGGGTATGTCATCCGAATCGATTGCAGACAAAAGTTTATTTGGGTCGTAATAATCGTCAcatgacaaaaaataatctgGACAGATTTCCGCACCCCCCGAACAGcattcttcttcatatttgtgcttattgtataaataacttatatatttaaggtatttataatatttacctttattccttttttcacaatCAATTTTCTTATTAATTTCATcatagtttttaaaaaattcaaatagATGTTTCATTTCTCTACATTCAGAAAATGTACAAtcgtaattaaaaaaacatgtattATATTTACTTAAATCGTAATATTTAACAAACTTGGTTGGATCTGTATTATTAtttgtattaaaattatCTTTAATTAAATccatattaattttaatatttgcGTCAATAAGATTAGCAACTTCAGTTATGTTAGTAAGATTTCCATCTCtatttgtatataatttACTTATTTCATCATATatccaaaaatttaaatatgtacaacgATCCCTATGACTTAAGCCATTCATTTGTGAATTATCTGGTAATGTTCTTATATTCCTTTCCatgtttttacaaatatcTTTCATCTGATCCTTATCAACATTTAAATTACCACAATGTTTACTATTATAAGCA
Proteins encoded in this window:
- a CDS encoding CYIR protein (putative;~vir-type antigen); translation: MNISSKWDSICNSKDYDKNKCSKYLKYWLYGKIAEKKLKFFLIRKLNENLKELIEGKLSIIDEKDCTRNFIECAAIEVLHNKKILYDFLEYYIYLNDEMAKIEENAKGEYCKYITYIFELYHKLYEEDRQWGLLHRYENELKLFSTTFTNENALSSLKSKCNIDNLLIKSLKDVKTTDMLEGNQLRRPAISDSHDNRFTNIKSEYENVIKELPSSKIYNDFDKKVSTDAYNSKHCGNLNVDKDQMKDICKNMERNIRTLPDNSQMNGLSHRDRCTYLNFWIYDEISKLYTNRDGNLTNITEVANLIDANIKINMDLIKDNFNTNNNTDPTKFVKYYDLSKYNTCFFNYDCTFSECREMKHLFEFFKNYDEINKKIDCEKRNKGKYYKYLKYISYLYNKHKYEEECCSGGAEICPDYFLSCDDYYDPNKLLSAIDSDDIPTCNKIKDPSLYNLSEETTTINPEEENNMYIKYFTCSYVTDPKFEKKRLRCQHPVFSAHLNDKLSARRSVIKRQNNNLKGKKLTINGKNHKCCFNI